One Vanessa cardui chromosome 23, ilVanCard2.1, whole genome shotgun sequence DNA segment encodes these proteins:
- the LOC124539631 gene encoding zinc finger BED domain-containing protein 5-like: MKRWLKSNDSASDEANEKSSTSKVKRRKFCNEYLAFGFTSTNLNGEERPQCVICYEVLSNESMKPAKLRRHLETKHQDLREKSKSFFQIKASELERSKKTMMKTATGTNNENAVLASYQVSLLVAKSGKPHTIAEELILPCAKIMVSAMLGDKASKELDIISLSNSTVKSRIDEMSGNVKEQLILNVKASTFYALQLDESTDISNDANLLAYVRYEHNDGINEDLLFCMPLPSHTTGEAIFEVLNKFMSTHEIPWDKCVAVSTDGARAMTGTRIGLQARVKKMNPSIVWHHCCIHREALAAKNMPEKLKTVLDDIVQVVNFIKARPLNSRIFGMICEEMGSIHKQLLLHAEVRWLSRGKVVSRVFELRDEIRIFFLKNSVGGANKHADKFNDFGWLSMAAYLADIFNALNELNLGLQGRDNNIFQVEDKIETMLKKIDLWTNRTIKQNYNHFPTLAAFLESSGEATLSTQVQDEMIKHLRTLRSSFRNYFPVPDKNKTWIVDPFNTDVTDIIGLTTVQENQLIEISCDSALKRTFKEFSLSSFWLNVKKDYKEISEEALKHLLLFSTTYLCEKAFSALVYTKNKYRNRLHVESDLRLQLNSNINPNITNLVAKKQHQPSH; this comes from the coding sequence ATGAAACGCTGGTTAAAATCAAATGATTCCGCTTCAGACGAAGCAAATGAAAAATCTTCGACTTCAAAGGTTAAACGTCGAAAGTTTTGCAACGAATACTTAGCTTTCGGTTTCACAAGTACCAATTTAAACGGCGAAGAAAGACCTCAGTGCGTCATATGCTACGAAGTTTTGTCGAATGAGTCAATGAAACCGGCCAAACTCCGACGTCATTTAGAAACAAAACACCAAGATCTTCGTGAGAAATCTAAATCCTTTTTCCAAATTAAAGCTTCGGAATTAGAGCGAAGCAAAAAAACAATGATGAAGACTGCTACTGGGACCAATAACGAAAATGCTGTATTAGCGTCTTACCAAGTATCCTTGTTAGTTGCAAAAAGTGGTAAGCCTCACACCATCGCCGAAGAATTAATATTACCGTGCGCTAAAATTATGGTTTCTGCTATGTTGGGAGACAAAGCTTCCAAGGAATTGGACATAATATCGTTATCAAACAGTACAGTGAAGAGTAGAATTGATGAAATGTCAGGAAATGTTAAAGAGCAGTTGATTTTGAACGTTAAAGCGAGCACATTTTATGCTTTGCAATTAGATGAGAGCACAGATATTAGCAATGATGCAAACTTGCTTGCATATGTTCGTTACGAACACAACGACGGTATAAATGAGGATTTATTATTCTGTATGCCTCTGCCTTCGCATACTACAGGTGAAGCTATTTTTGAAGTATTGAACAAATTTATGTCCACTCATGAAATACCGTGGGATAAATGTGTGGCGGTTAGTACCGATGGTGCTCGAGCTATGACCGGTACACGAATAGGACTTCAGGCGCGCGTAAAGAAGATGAATCCATCTATTGTCTGGCATCATTGCTGCATTCATAGAGAGGCATTAGCTGCTAAAAATATgccagaaaaattaaaaacagtgtTAGATGACATAGTGCAGGtagtgaattttattaaagcgaGGCCTCTAAATTCCCGTATTTTCGGAATGATTTGTGAAGAAATGGGAAGCATTCACAAGCAGTTGTTATTGCATGCTGAAGTACGTTGGTTATCTCGTGGCAAAGTTGTGTCACGTGTTTTTGAGCTGAGAGATGAGATAAGAATATTCTTTTTGAAAAATTCTGTAGGCGGAGCTAATAAACATGCTGATAAATTTAATGACTTTGGATGGCTCTCAATGGCAGCATATTTAGCTGATATCTTTAATGCCCTTAACGAGCTGAACTTGGGTCTGCAAGGGAGAGATAACAACATCTTCCAAGTTGAAGATAAAATAGAAACGATGCTAAAAAAGATTGACCTTTGGACTAATCGtacaattaaacaaaactataatCACTTTCCTACACTGGCAGCGTTTTTGGAATCCTCTGGTGAAGCAACGTTGTCAACACAAGTACAAGACGAAATGATTAAACACCTCCGCACGTTGAGGTCTTCGTTTCGGAATTATTTTCCAGTACccgacaaaaataaaacttggaTAGTAGACCCTTTCAACACAGACGTTACTGATATCATTGGCTTGACAACGGTACAGGAAAATCAATTAATCGAAATATCCTGTGATTCAGCTTTGAAACGAACTTTCAAGGAATTCTCTTTGTCAAGTTTTTGgttgaatgtaaaaaaagattataaggAAATATCAGAAGAAGCACTGAAACATTTGCTGCTTTTCTCAACCACATACCTCTGTGAAAAGGCATTCTCTGCTCtggtatatactaaaaataaatacagaaacaGATTGCATGTGGAATCCGATTTGAGATTACAACTTAATAGCAACATCAACCCAAACATCACTAACTTAGTTGCAAAAAAGCAGCACCAACCTTCACACTAA